The Vicia villosa cultivar HV-30 ecotype Madison, WI unplaced genomic scaffold, Vvil1.0 ctg.001572F_1_1, whole genome shotgun sequence genome contains a region encoding:
- the LOC131635858 gene encoding interactor of constitutive active ROPs 3-like isoform X1 — translation MHTPKTRSGSSSEVTQKVSGRAVRQMRTTTIDTNSISSSSSSTQVSRISKEKSPKLNDRKSPRSPVPERKRPSKISELESQISQLQDDLKKVMDQLVLTESSKKQAQQDAEESKEQLLTLSAKLEESQNQYQELFANGEARDIELQRLTEERERAWQSELDTSEKNLSVDSTALASAAKEIQLLKVQLELVANCGNVQTQHAESANTELLNLKQKLSESLSLMESMKNQLDNSKESECQAQVVVDEALFQLEAAKRTVEILADDVVKDVDDYNSIASELEHSRARVDTLETLVSKLKTQVTVTDNESVHSDQYLVHDRGFEKECEIVKEGEDPNEIEVEICSLKSEVERLRSDLETAETKYQQEQIQSTVQIKGAYELMEQIKSESGERQRELEAELQRKKADIEELKANLMDKETELQCIMEENENLNLKLENNKSSQNDNGLAKEVKRLEQCLDEMKADIMDKETTLQNISEENETLKTEISKRCSDGEKARDEMEKAKAAEREAATKLGIAMEEADRSNRKAARVTEQLEAAQAASLEMEGELRKLKVQADQWRKAAEAAAAMLSAGNNEKVTERGVSLEKNFKCSPPYSEDIDDEFQRKKNGNMLKKIGVLWKKPQK, via the exons ATGCATACCCCAAAAACAAG AAGTGGTTCTTCTTCTGAAGTGACTCAGAAGGTTTCTGGACGCGCTGTACGCCAAATGAGGACTACTACGATAGACACTAACTCTATATCTTCTTCGTCGTCTTCAACTCAAGTTAGTAGAATATCAAAGGAAAAAAGCCCTAAACTCAATGATCGAAAATCACCTAGAAGCCCGGTTCCTGAG AGGAAACGTCCTAGCAAAATATCTGAATTGGAATCTCAAATTTCTCAACTTCAAGATGATTTGAAGAAGGTGATGGACCAGCTAGTTTTAACTGAATCAAGCAAGAAGCAAGCTCAGCAAGACGCCGAGGAATCCAAGGAGCAACTCTTAACGCTATCTGCAAAACTCGAAGAGTCTCAAAACCAGTACCAGGAACTCTTTGCTAACGGAGAAGCTCGTGATATCGAGCTCCAGAGATTGACCGAAGAACGCGAAAGGGCGTGGCAATCCGAGCTGGACACCTCTGAAAAGAATCTCTCAGTTGATTCAACTGCTTTGGCTTCTGCAGCGAAAGAAATTCAGCTGCTAAAAGTCCAGCTTGAGTTGGTTGCTAATTGTGGTAATGTTCAAACTCAACATGCAGAATCCGCGAATACGGAGCTGCTAAACCTTAAGCAGAAGTTATCAGAATCACTTTCTCTGATGGAGAGCATGAAAAACCAACTCGATAATTCCAAAGAATCTGAATGTCAGGCTCAAGTTGTTGTCGATGAAGCTTTGTTCCAACTCGAAGCTGCAAAAAGAACTGTCGAGATTCTAGCGGACGATGTTGTGAAAGATGTAGATGACTACAATTCCATTGCTTCGGAATTAGAACATTCTAGAGCAAGGGTGGACACGCTAGAGACACTTGTGAGCAAACTTAAGACACAAGTCACTGTCACTGATAATGAATCAGTTCATTCTGATCAATATCTTGTACACGATCGAGGATTCGAGAAGGAATGTGAAATAGTGAAAGAGGGAGAGGATCCTAATGAAATTGAAGTTGAGATTTGTTCGTTGAAGTCCGAGGTTGAACGGTTGAGATCTGATCTAGAGACTGCCGAGACTAAATATCAACAAGAACAGATTCAAAGCACGGTGCAGATAAAAGGCGCGTACGAGTTGATGGAGCAGATAAAATCAGAATCAGGTGAGAGACAGCGCGAGTTGGAGGCTGAATTACAAAGAAAGAAAGCCGATATTGAAGAACTGAAGGCTAATCTAATGGACAAAGAAACCGAGTTGCAATGTATAATGGAAGAGAACGAGAACCTGAATTTGAAGCTCGAAAATAACAAGTCATCACAGAATGATAATGGACTTGCAAAGGAAGTTAAAAGATTGGAACAATGTTTGGATGAAATGAAAGCCGATATAATGGACAAGGAAACAACACTGCAAAACATATCAGAAGAGAACGAGACGCTGAAGACGGAGATCAGCAAGCGCTGTTCCGATGGCGAAAAAGCAAGAGACGAAATGGAGAAAGCTAAGGCTGCAGAACGCGAGGCAGCAACGAAGCTCGGGATTGCGATGGAGGAAGCAGACAGAAGCAACCGGAAGGCCGCGAGAGTGACCGAGCAGTTAGAAGCAGCGCAAGCGGCGAGCCTGGAAATGGAAGGCGAACTGCGGAAGCTTAAGGTACAGGCTGATCAGTGGAGGAAGGCTGCAGAAGCGGCTGCTGCTATGCTTTCGGCCGGGAACAATGAGAAGGTTACAGAGAGAGGTGTGTCTTTGGAGAAGAACTTTAAGTGTTCACCACCTTATAGTGAAGATATTGATGATGAGTTCCAGAGGAAGAAAAATGGGAATATGTTGAAGAAGATTGGTGTCTTGTGGAAGAAGCCTCAAAAATAG
- the LOC131635858 gene encoding interactor of constitutive active ROPs 3-like isoform X2 has product MMTTRSGSSSEVTQKVSGRAVRQMRTTTIDTNSISSSSSSTQVSRISKEKSPKLNDRKSPRSPVPERKRPSKISELESQISQLQDDLKKVMDQLVLTESSKKQAQQDAEESKEQLLTLSAKLEESQNQYQELFANGEARDIELQRLTEERERAWQSELDTSEKNLSVDSTALASAAKEIQLLKVQLELVANCGNVQTQHAESANTELLNLKQKLSESLSLMESMKNQLDNSKESECQAQVVVDEALFQLEAAKRTVEILADDVVKDVDDYNSIASELEHSRARVDTLETLVSKLKTQVTVTDNESVHSDQYLVHDRGFEKECEIVKEGEDPNEIEVEICSLKSEVERLRSDLETAETKYQQEQIQSTVQIKGAYELMEQIKSESGERQRELEAELQRKKADIEELKANLMDKETELQCIMEENENLNLKLENNKSSQNDNGLAKEVKRLEQCLDEMKADIMDKETTLQNISEENETLKTEISKRCSDGEKARDEMEKAKAAEREAATKLGIAMEEADRSNRKAARVTEQLEAAQAASLEMEGELRKLKVQADQWRKAAEAAAAMLSAGNNEKVTERGVSLEKNFKCSPPYSEDIDDEFQRKKNGNMLKKIGVLWKKPQK; this is encoded by the exons ATGATGACAACAAG AAGTGGTTCTTCTTCTGAAGTGACTCAGAAGGTTTCTGGACGCGCTGTACGCCAAATGAGGACTACTACGATAGACACTAACTCTATATCTTCTTCGTCGTCTTCAACTCAAGTTAGTAGAATATCAAAGGAAAAAAGCCCTAAACTCAATGATCGAAAATCACCTAGAAGCCCGGTTCCTGAG AGGAAACGTCCTAGCAAAATATCTGAATTGGAATCTCAAATTTCTCAACTTCAAGATGATTTGAAGAAGGTGATGGACCAGCTAGTTTTAACTGAATCAAGCAAGAAGCAAGCTCAGCAAGACGCCGAGGAATCCAAGGAGCAACTCTTAACGCTATCTGCAAAACTCGAAGAGTCTCAAAACCAGTACCAGGAACTCTTTGCTAACGGAGAAGCTCGTGATATCGAGCTCCAGAGATTGACCGAAGAACGCGAAAGGGCGTGGCAATCCGAGCTGGACACCTCTGAAAAGAATCTCTCAGTTGATTCAACTGCTTTGGCTTCTGCAGCGAAAGAAATTCAGCTGCTAAAAGTCCAGCTTGAGTTGGTTGCTAATTGTGGTAATGTTCAAACTCAACATGCAGAATCCGCGAATACGGAGCTGCTAAACCTTAAGCAGAAGTTATCAGAATCACTTTCTCTGATGGAGAGCATGAAAAACCAACTCGATAATTCCAAAGAATCTGAATGTCAGGCTCAAGTTGTTGTCGATGAAGCTTTGTTCCAACTCGAAGCTGCAAAAAGAACTGTCGAGATTCTAGCGGACGATGTTGTGAAAGATGTAGATGACTACAATTCCATTGCTTCGGAATTAGAACATTCTAGAGCAAGGGTGGACACGCTAGAGACACTTGTGAGCAAACTTAAGACACAAGTCACTGTCACTGATAATGAATCAGTTCATTCTGATCAATATCTTGTACACGATCGAGGATTCGAGAAGGAATGTGAAATAGTGAAAGAGGGAGAGGATCCTAATGAAATTGAAGTTGAGATTTGTTCGTTGAAGTCCGAGGTTGAACGGTTGAGATCTGATCTAGAGACTGCCGAGACTAAATATCAACAAGAACAGATTCAAAGCACGGTGCAGATAAAAGGCGCGTACGAGTTGATGGAGCAGATAAAATCAGAATCAGGTGAGAGACAGCGCGAGTTGGAGGCTGAATTACAAAGAAAGAAAGCCGATATTGAAGAACTGAAGGCTAATCTAATGGACAAAGAAACCGAGTTGCAATGTATAATGGAAGAGAACGAGAACCTGAATTTGAAGCTCGAAAATAACAAGTCATCACAGAATGATAATGGACTTGCAAAGGAAGTTAAAAGATTGGAACAATGTTTGGATGAAATGAAAGCCGATATAATGGACAAGGAAACAACACTGCAAAACATATCAGAAGAGAACGAGACGCTGAAGACGGAGATCAGCAAGCGCTGTTCCGATGGCGAAAAAGCAAGAGACGAAATGGAGAAAGCTAAGGCTGCAGAACGCGAGGCAGCAACGAAGCTCGGGATTGCGATGGAGGAAGCAGACAGAAGCAACCGGAAGGCCGCGAGAGTGACCGAGCAGTTAGAAGCAGCGCAAGCGGCGAGCCTGGAAATGGAAGGCGAACTGCGGAAGCTTAAGGTACAGGCTGATCAGTGGAGGAAGGCTGCAGAAGCGGCTGCTGCTATGCTTTCGGCCGGGAACAATGAGAAGGTTACAGAGAGAGGTGTGTCTTTGGAGAAGAACTTTAAGTGTTCACCACCTTATAGTGAAGATATTGATGATGAGTTCCAGAGGAAGAAAAATGGGAATATGTTGAAGAAGATTGGTGTCTTGTGGAAGAAGCCTCAAAAATAG